Proteins encoded together in one Scytonema millei VB511283 window:
- a CDS encoding nSTAND1 domain-containing NTPase → MALEWAAQVIGIKDYPNYTTLSPLTATAEDAEKIAQQLEQYGYSTFRVQRLPGTSNQKGESKIDPQGMVNMKELREAIVNLFNPPQPNPIPETALFFFSGHGWYQTINGKKEVFLATSDALPERNIYGISLSWLGKQLQKSQVKRVIVWLDCCYSGELLGYIPTDKDYCLITATRSYETGVEIPHEQGLLTQALLEGLNPQNDPDGIVNSHKLADSIEKRMAQTSQRPLIANSQRAILLTTRLPKKSFQDKCPYRSLSYFSENKEDAEVFYGREALTKQLIQKVGNKQRLITVLGASGSGKSSLLRAGLLYGLKLGQEIPGSDRWIYITPFTPKETPLKNLLAAFSRSFPDLSLSRNATVNIFHQTVEKLKVLNTPTVLIIDQFEECFTMCNESKQKEFFKYLRELIDSVDTICILMGMRSDFRARLREYPQVAEKLDKHFIVEHLNSQEIEAAITKPADLVGVGIEGELKRKLIDDVEDYPGSLPLLQYTLTELWRESRQQGEKFLYLKTYEGLGGIEGTLQKRADEIYNSLLAEEKTVARRIFLELTQMGETTDTRRRVRLHEMANSHHSLELLQQVSEKLADKDARLITKTDDDESHDVILDVVHEALLRHWTQLNEWKREYQNAIAIERRIEASAQEWQENDRKPEYLLQETRLGLAEEYLIRYGSLGMLDGIAEEYIEESQKLRDRLHQQEKESRRRELETARQLAQFQKEARQQAEERAEEQAKTNKKLRSRAVGLGVVSVLAVVAAGSSMVFWQNAKRQATNAELGEKVTTIDNLLATKPVERLVLAIQATGQSLSELNRVTAAVESSLLQVVQTDIRERNRLSSGWATAISPDGATIVTGSSDGNLQLWDRKGQAIGKPFVGHTDSVQSVAFSPDGKSIVSGSRDSSVRLWDLQGQAIGKPFEGHTGFVYSVAFSPDGKSIVSGSGDSSVRLWDLQGQAIGKPFEGHKGFVYSVGFSPDGKSIVSGSGDSSVRLWDLQGQPIGEPFVGHRNFVQSVGFSPDGKSIVSGSGDNTLRLWNLQGQPIGEPFVGHTNYVLSVAFSPDGKSIVSGSDDNSVRLWDLQGQPIGEPLVGHTQRVYSVAFSPDGKSIVSGSDDNSVRLWDLQGQAIGKSFVAHTNSVWSVAFSPDGRHIASGSGDNSVRLWNLQGQAIGKPFVGHTNSVWSVAFSPDGRHIASGSNDNTLRLWNLQGKPIGKPFVGHTNYVNSVTFSPDGKLIVSGSGDNTLRLWNLQGKAIGKPFVGHTNYVLSVAFSPDGKFIVSGSDDNSVRLWDLQGRPLGKPFIGHTNSVWSVAFSPNGKLIVSGSDDNSVRLWNLQGQPIGKPLVGHTDSVFSVAFSPDGKSIVSGSRDNTLRLWDLQGQLMSILQGHENTIFSVAFSPNGRYIVSGSQDNTLRLWDRELKVEQLLKIACNQLREHPVLVKDKGAGDTCLRWGGWNDREKKEFQVRHDRA, encoded by the coding sequence ATGGCATTAGAATGGGCAGCTCAAGTCATTGGGATTAAAGACTATCCAAATTACACTACTCTATCGCCTCTAACAGCAACAGCAGAGGATGCAGAAAAAATTGCTCAACAATTAGAACAATACGGTTATAGTACTTTTCGCGTTCAGCGTTTACCAGGAACCTCGAATCAGAAGGGAGAGAGTAAAATCGATCCTCAAGGGATGGTAAACATGAAAGAGTTGCGAGAAGCGATCGTCAATCTTTTCAATCCTCCTCAGCCAAATCCAATTCCAGAAACAGCATTATTCTTCTTTTCAGGACATGGGTGGTATCAAACTATTAATGGAAAGAAAGAAGTTTTTTTAGCTACTAGTGATGCATTACCTGAAAGAAACATCTATGGTATATCCTTAAGTTGGTTGGGAAAGCAATTGCAAAAAAGCCAAGTTAAGCGAGTCATTGTTTGGCTGGATTGCTGCTATAGTGGTGAATTGCTCGGATATATTCCCACAGACAAAGATTACTGTTTAATTACTGCCACTCGTTCCTATGAAACTGGAGTGGAAATTCCTCACGAACAGGGATTGTTGACACAAGCGTTACTTGAAGGATTAAATCCCCAAAACGATCCAGATGGGATTGTAAATAGCCACAAATTAGCAGATTCTATCGAAAAGCGAATGGCGCAAACAAGCCAGCGTCCCTTAATTGCTAATTCTCAACGAGCAATTTTGCTAACGACTAGATTACCTAAAAAAAGCTTTCAGGATAAATGTCCTTATCGTTCTCTGTCGTATTTTAGCGAGAATAAAGAAGATGCAGAGGTGTTTTACGGACGGGAAGCATTGACAAAGCAGTTAATTCAAAAGGTAGGAAATAAACAGCGCTTAATCACTGTATTAGGAGCTTCTGGTAGTGGAAAATCATCTTTACTCCGGGCTGGATTACTCTATGGACTGAAGCTAGGACAGGAAATTCCAGGGAGCGATCGCTGGATATATATTACTCCCTTTACCCCTAAAGAAACTCCTCTTAAAAATTTACTGGCTGCTTTTTCGCGCTCGTTTCCCGACCTTTCTTTGTCTCGAAATGCAACGGTAAATATTTTTCATCAGACGGTGGAGAAGTTAAAAGTACTAAATACACCTACCGTCTTGATTATCGATCAATTTGAAGAATGCTTTACCATGTGCAATGAAAGCAAGCAGAAAGAATTCTTTAAATATTTGAGAGAATTAATTGATAGTGTAGATACAATTTGTATTTTAATGGGGATGCGATCGGATTTTCGGGCAAGACTGCGAGAATATCCCCAAGTAGCTGAAAAGCTCGATAAACATTTCATTGTCGAACATTTGAACTCCCAGGAAATTGAAGCAGCTATTACTAAACCTGCCGATTTGGTAGGAGTAGGCATAGAAGGAGAGTTAAAACGCAAACTGATTGACGATGTTGAGGATTACCCTGGAAGTTTGCCCCTGCTGCAATATACCCTGACAGAATTATGGCGCGAGTCGAGACAGCAAGGAGAAAAGTTTCTTTATCTAAAAACTTATGAGGGTTTAGGTGGAATTGAGGGAACGTTACAAAAACGTGCAGATGAAATCTACAACAGTCTTTTAGCTGAAGAAAAAACTGTGGCGCGGCGAATTTTTCTAGAATTGACTCAGATGGGAGAAACGACGGATACGCGGCGGCGCGTGCGTTTACACGAGATGGCTAATTCCCATCATTCCCTCGAACTGCTGCAACAAGTTAGCGAGAAGTTAGCCGATAAAGATGCACGGTTAATTACAAAAACGGATGATGATGAATCCCATGATGTGATTTTAGATGTTGTCCATGAAGCTTTGCTCCGCCACTGGACGCAGTTAAATGAGTGGAAAAGAGAATATCAAAACGCGATCGCGATCGAACGCAGAATTGAAGCCTCTGCACAGGAATGGCAGGAGAACGATCGCAAACCTGAATATTTGCTTCAAGAAACAAGATTAGGTTTAGCAGAGGAGTATTTAATCAGGTACGGCAGTTTGGGGATGTTGGATGGGATAGCAGAGGAGTATATTGAGGAAAGTCAAAAACTACGCGATCGCCTACATCAACAAGAGAAAGAAAGCAGACGGCGAGAATTAGAAACAGCACGACAACTAGCACAATTCCAAAAAGAGGCACGTCAACAAGCAGAAGAACGTGCAGAAGAACAAGCTAAGACCAATAAAAAGCTTCGGAGTAGGGCAGTTGGTTTGGGAGTTGTATCTGTATTAGCTGTAGTTGCCGCAGGAAGTAGTATGGTTTTTTGGCAGAATGCTAAGAGGCAGGCAACCAATGCCGAATTAGGTGAAAAAGTTACCACAATAGATAATTTACTAGCGACAAAGCCTGTAGAGCGATTAGTTCTCGCCATTCAAGCTACTGGTCAAAGTTTATCAGAGCTGAACAGAGTAACGGCTGCCGTTGAATCTAGTTTATTGCAAGTTGTCCAAACCGACATCAGAGAACGAAATCGGTTAAGTTCGGGTTGGGCTACTGCTATTAGTCCCGATGGCGCGACAATTGTTACAGGTAGCTCAGACGGGAATTTACAATTATGGGATCGTAAAGGACAAGCGATCGGCAAACCTTTTGTCGGACATACAGATTCTGTCCAGTCGGTCGCTTTTAGTCCCGATGGCAAGTCGATTGTCAGTGGTAGTAGGGACAGCAGCGTGCGCTTATGGGATCTGCAAGGACAAGCGATCGGCAAACCGTTTGAAGGACATACGGGTTTTGTCTACTCAGTTGCTTTTAGTCCCGACGGCAAGTCGATTGTCAGTGGTAGTGGTGACAGCAGCGTGCGCTTATGGGATCTGCAAGGACAAGCGATCGGCAAACCGTTTGAAGGGCATAAGGGTTTTGTCTACTCAGTCGGCTTTAGTCCCGATGGTAAATCTATTGTTAGTGGCAGTGGTGACAGCAGCGTGCGCTTATGGGATCTGCAAGGACAACCAATTGGCGAACCGTTTGTCGGACATAGAAATTTTGTCCAGTCAGTCGGCTTTAGTCCCGATGGTAAATCTATTGTTAGTGGCAGTGGTGACAACACCCTGCGCTTGTGGAATTTGCAAGGACAACCAATTGGCGAACCGTTTGTCGGACATACAAATTATGTTTTGTCAGTTGCCTTTAGTCCCGATGGCAAGTCGATTGTCAGTGGTAGTGACGACAACAGCGTACGCTTATGGGATTTACAAGGACAACCAATTGGCGAACCGCTTGTCGGGCATACACAGCGTGTCTACTCAGTTGCCTTTAGCCCCGATGGCAAGTCGATTGTCAGTGGCAGCGACGACAACAGCGTGCGCTTGTGGGATCTGCAAGGACAAGCGATCGGCAAATCTTTTGTCGCACATACCAATTCTGTCTGGTCAGTTGCCTTTAGTCCTGATGGCAGGCACATTGCTAGTGGTAGTGGTGACAATAGCGTGCGCTTGTGGAATTTGCAAGGACAAGCGATCGGCAAACCGTTTGTCGGACACACAAATTCTGTCTGGTCAGTTGCCTTTAGTCCTGATGGCAGGCACATTGCTAGTGGTAGTAATGACAACACCCTACGTTTGTGGAATTTGCAAGGAAAACCCATCGGCAAACCGTTTGTCGGACATACAAATTATGTTAATTCAGTCACTTTCAGTCCCGATGGCAAGTTGATTGTCAGTGGTAGTGGTGACAACACCCTACGTTTGTGGAATTTACAAGGAAAAGCGATTGGCAAACCGTTTGTCGGACATACAAATTATGTTTTGTCAGTCGCCTTTAGTCCTGACGGCAAGTTTATTGTCAGTGGTAGTGATGACAACAGCGTGCGTTTATGGGATCTGCAAGGAAGACCGCTCGGTAAACCGTTTATCGGACATACAAATTCTGTCTGGTCAGTCGCCTTTAGTCCCAATGGCAAGTTGATTGTCAGTGGCAGCGATGACAACAGCGTGCGCTTGTGGAATTTGCAAGGGCAGCCGATTGGTAAACCATTGGTAGGACATACGGATTCTGTTTTCTCAGTTGCCTTTAGTCCCGATGGCAAGTCGATTGTCAGTGGTAGTCGGGACAACACCTTGCGGTTGTGGGATTTGCAAGGGCAACTCATGAGCATTCTTCAAGGACATGAGAATACAATATTCTCAGTCGCCTTCAGTCCCAATGGTAGGTACATTGTCAGTGGTAGTCAGGACAACACTTTGCGGTTGTGGGATCGAGAGCTTAAGGTCGAACAGTTGCTTAAAATAGCATGTAACCAACTGCGCGAACATCCCGTACTCGTTAAAGATAAAGGCGCTGGCGATACTTGTCTGAGATGGGGTGGCTGGAACGATCGCGAGAAAAAAGAATTTCAGGTGCGGCACGATCGGGCTTAG
- a CDS encoding TonB-dependent receptor plug domain-containing protein: MRNWKAIAFWVSLAAVVPLWSEPVFAQVRTIAELPPVSLSAKELLAQEEENSTIAQVTGVKLNPTDKGLQVILVTPEGQKLRSSIAPEGNNLVIEVPNAVLALPDKQEFTATNSTAEIAQVKVTPLSANSIRVTITGAKQAPNAEVIPSRQDLVLSVSPQATAQTEELEMEVVVTATRTEERVEDLPRTVTVIDRAEIEEQAKGTNSLQDILNYTVPGYGAPDYTDRFNANLRGRTPQILVDGVPLGSNISNITGLTSIDPSTVERIEVVNGATGIYGAGGSGGVVNIITRRPVEGFESTARLGVSAALGNLEGDSFAYELGYGIAGTEGIFDYNLNLATQFNNQFYDPQGDIIRQENSTFAGSERLNVLGKLGIALGEEQRLQFSVNHARDRREIDYITDPITREIPGRQKIRALRVNQDYVDSREPGNQNTIARANG; the protein is encoded by the coding sequence GTGAGGAACTGGAAAGCGATCGCTTTTTGGGTTAGTTTAGCTGCTGTCGTACCGTTATGGAGCGAACCTGTTTTTGCTCAAGTGAGAACGATTGCAGAATTACCACCTGTGTCTTTGAGTGCTAAAGAGCTTTTGGCTCAAGAGGAAGAAAATAGTACGATCGCTCAAGTAACGGGGGTGAAACTCAATCCCACTGACAAAGGGTTACAAGTCATTCTCGTCACTCCAGAAGGGCAAAAATTGCGATCGTCAATTGCGCCAGAAGGAAACAATTTAGTTATTGAGGTACCAAATGCAGTCTTGGCTCTACCAGATAAACAAGAATTTACGGCAACTAATTCAACCGCAGAGATTGCACAGGTAAAAGTCACACCTTTGAGTGCTAACAGTATTCGAGTAACAATTACTGGAGCAAAACAAGCACCGAATGCCGAGGTAATTCCTAGTAGACAAGATTTGGTGTTGAGTGTCAGCCCTCAAGCAACCGCTCAAACCGAAGAATTAGAAATGGAAGTTGTCGTTACCGCTACCCGCACGGAAGAACGAGTTGAAGATTTACCTCGTACAGTAACAGTAATTGACCGAGCAGAGATTGAAGAACAAGCTAAAGGCACTAACAGTTTGCAGGATATTCTCAACTATACCGTTCCAGGGTACGGCGCACCTGATTATACAGATCGATTTAATGCCAATTTAAGAGGTCGAACTCCGCAGATTTTAGTAGATGGAGTGCCGCTAGGTTCTAATATTTCTAACATCACAGGCTTGACAAGCATCGACCCTAGCACTGTCGAACGAATCGAAGTAGTCAACGGTGCGACGGGAATTTATGGTGCTGGTGGTAGTGGCGGTGTCGTTAATATTATTACCCGCCGACCAGTAGAAGGGTTTGAATCAACAGCTAGATTAGGTGTTTCTGCTGCTTTAGGAAATTTGGAAGGGGATAGCTTTGCCTACGAGTTGGGTTACGGCATTGCTGGCACAGAAGGTATTTTTGACTACAACCTTAATTTGGCAACCCAATTCAACAATCAATTTTACGATCCCCAAGGAGATATTATTCGCCAAGAAAATTCTACTTTTGCAGGATCGGAACGTCTCAATGTTCTCGGTAAGTTGGGAATCGCTTTAGGGGAAGAGCAACGTTTACAATTCTCTGTTAATCACGCTCGCGATCGCAGAGAAATTGATTACATTACCGATCCGATTACTAGAGAAATTCCAGGCAGACAAAAAATTCGGGCATTGAGAGTCAATCAAGATTACGTTGATTCTAGAGAACCTGGAAATCAAAATACTATCGCTAGAGCTAACGGCTAA